A genomic stretch from Fusarium musae strain F31 chromosome 9, whole genome shotgun sequence includes:
- a CDS encoding hypothetical protein (EggNog:ENOG41~CAZy:GT34) — MHFAYPPRKNSNPPPFKQRSSQIPPILRRIRKRTALLLLLGAIGFIFFLFGLKGETPYREHVPSGNPPAVVVTVLDTTQYNEAYLESIRHNREQYASRNGYEAMIVRVSDYDTGKSPRSWAKIIAMRHALSKYPDATYVWYLDQNAYIMELDKKLEEQVVNPAKLESLMIKDWSIVPPDSIIKTFSHLKGEDAGLVISQDEVGLVTNSYILKNGEWAKFFIETWMDPLYQSYNFQKAERHALEHIVQWHPTILSKLALIPQRTFASYGRNKEGNAYRDGDFVTLLVDCTVTGPTSCDKQSHFYLQQLKNKFGDASVKKLQ; from the exons ATGCACTTCGCATACCCCCCTCGCAAGAACTCCAACCCACCACCTTTCAAGCAGCGCTCGTCGCAAATACCGCCAATTCTGCGCCGGATCCGCAAAAGAACAGCGCTTTTACTTCTCCTCGGAGCTATTGGATTTATATTTTTCCTCTTTGGACTAAAAGGCGAAACGCCGTACCGCGAGCATGTTCCGTCAGGCAATCCCCCCGCTGTCGTTGTGACTGTCTTGGACACTACACAGTACAACGAAGCCTATTTAGAATCGATTCGACACAACCGAGAGCAATATGCGTCAAGAAACG GATATGAAGCCATGATTGTACGAGTATCTGACTATGATACTGGCAAATCCCCACGATCATGGGCCAAGATTATCGCGATGCGCCATGCGCTGTCAAAATACCCCGATGCCACTTATGTCTGGTACCTCGATCAGAACGCTTACATTATggagctcgacaagaagctAGAGGAGCAGGTGGTGAATCCGGCGAAACTAGAAAGCCTAATGATTAAGGACTGGTCTATAGTGCCGCCggacagcatcatcaagacaTTCTCTCACCTCAAGGGTGAAGATGCAGGCCTTGTCATCAGCCAAGACGAAGTAGGGCTGGTAACTAACAGTTACATCCTCAAGAATGGCGAATGGGCCAAGTTCTTTATCGAGACATGGATGGACCCTCTGTATCAGAGCTACAACTTCCAAAAAGCCGAGCGACATGCGCTT GAACATATTGTCCAATGGCACCCTACCATTCTCTCCAAGCTTGCGCTCATCCCCCAGCGCACGTTTGCCTCTTACGGCCGCAACAAGGAAGGCAATGCGTACCGTGACGGGGACTTTGTCACCCTCTTGGTCGACTGCACAGTTACAGGCCCGACATCATGTGACAAGCAATCGCATTTCTACCTACAACAGCTGAAGAACAAGTTTGGCGATGCCAGCGTGAAGAAGCTGCAATGA
- a CDS encoding hypothetical protein (EggNog:ENOG41), which yields METRPTWDWSSVGGNSARQPEPEPRASTPEPTTRWASAPKPDTTSNQESRSAPRQRRYGPRTCRICLDTEEPRFPEQSTTFGIPTGSSRPTYVSDDPELGRLLSPCKCKGSQKYVHEGCLSAWRLANPMEARNYWQCPTCKFTYRISRLHWGSVLSSKWAQVALTVWFCILSIFVLGFIADPLFDLWSDPIGTIGETVTSVVTDIEALRQPPPQLPTSWFEHFVKGFFSLGIVGLFKTMLTVSPFSWWQIRSSGVAGGGGRRGGTGRNRVENINLIFVLIGAFTFLVGIWKFVQKLSARVLKNVSDRVVDVGEDDDEDEDIGDGPNQGSKKDQ from the coding sequence ATGGAGACTCGTCCTACTTGGGATTGGTCCTCGGTTGGAGGTAATTCTGCTCGACAGCCTGAACCAGAGCCACGTGCATCGACACCGGAGCCTACAACGCGATGGGCATCTGCTCCAAAGCCCGATACTACGTCTAACCAGGAGTCTCGAAGCGCGCCGAGACAGAGGCGCTACGGCCCACGCACATGTCGCATATGTCTCGACACTGAAGAGCCCAGGTTTCCTGAACAGTCAACAACGTTTGGTATTCCTACAGGTTCATCTCGACCTACATACGTCTCTGACGATCCCGAACTGGGAAGGTTGCTATCACCATGCAAGTGTAAAGGTTCGCAGAAATATGTTCATGAAGGATGCCTCAGCGCCTGGAGACTCGCAAACCCCATGGAAGCAAGGAACTACTGGCAGTGCCCGACTTGCAAGTTTACGTATCGCATTTCTCGACTCCACTGGGGCTCCGTTTTGAGCAGCAAGTGGGCGCAGGTTGCTTTGACCGTCTGGTTCTGTATACTGAGCATTTTTGTCCTCGGATTTATTGCAGATCCCCTCTTTGATCTTTGGTCCGACCCAATTGGAACAATCGGCGAGACTGTCACAAGCGTGGTCACAGATATCGAAGCCTTGAGACAACCTCCACCACAATTACCAACCTCTTGGTTTGAGCACTTCGTCAagggcttcttctccctgGGAATTGTCGGTCTATTTAAGACGATGCTTACTGTATCTCCATTCAGTTGGTGGCAGATCCGAAGCAGCGGCGTGGcaggtggtggtggcagGAGAGGAGGCACTGGCCGAAACCGTGTCGagaacatcaacctcatttTTGTACTCATTGGCGCATTCACGTTCCTTGTGGGCATCTGGAAATTTGTTCAGAAGCTGAGTGCTCGCGTGCTCAAGAATGTGAGCGACAGGGTTGTTGACGTcggtgaagacgacgacgaagatgaagatatcgGCGATGGACCGAATCAAGGAAGTAAGAAAGATCAATGA